TTACGTTGCGCCGTCTTGTCGCGCTCTTTGAGCGACGAGAACGGCTTGCCCAGCAGCGACACCTCACCGCGCGACGGATCGTCGAGCCCGCCAAGCACGTGCAGCAGTGTGCTCTTGCCCGACCCCGACGCGCCCACGATCGCCACCTTCTCACCAGGCATAACCTCGAGACTCGCGCCGCTCAGCACCGTTACATTCAATTGGCCTTGCCGGAACGTCTTGTGCAGATCGCGCGCGCGCAGCACCGGGCCGTCGTAGGCGAGGTTCGGCACGGGGGCCAGGGATTGGTTAGCGTCACTCATAGCGCAGGGCCTCCGCCGGCTTGACGCGCGAGGCACGCCAACTCGGGTAAATCGTCGCCAGCGCCGAGAGAATGAAGGAAATCACCCCGATGCGGATCACGTCCGACGATTGCAGATCCGAAGGCAATTCGGAAATGAAATAAATGTCTTGCGGCAGGAAGTGAATGCCAAGCAAGCGCTCGATGAACGGCACGATGGTGCCGATATTAACTGACACCAGACAACCCAACGCCACCCCGAGCAACGCCCCGGCGAAGCCGATGGTCACGCCCTGCACGATGAAGATCTTCATGATCGAGCCGGGCTGTGCACCGAGCGTGCGCAGAATGGCAATGTCCGCATACTTGTCGGTCACCGTCATCACGAGCGACGACACCAGATTGAAGGCCGCCACGGCAATGATGAGCGTCAGGATGATGAACATCATGCGCTTTTCGGTCTGCACGGCGATGAACCAGTTCTTGTTTTGCTGCGTCCAGTCGCGCACCCACATGTTGCCGGTCAGCGTTTTCGCCAACTCGCGTGCCACCAGCGGCGCCTGCTCCATGTCCTGAATTTTCAGACGCACGCCCGTCGGACCATCGAGACGGAACAATGTCTCGGCATCGTGCAGGTCGATGAGTGCCAGCGAACTGTCGTATTCATAGTGCCCCGCCGTGAAGATCGCCACCACGGTGAATTGCTTCACGCGCGGCAGCACCCCGGCAGGCGTGATCGTTCCCTGCGGCGCCACGAGCGTAATCTTGTCGCCGATCGTCACCCCCAGCGCGCGCGCCAGCTCGCGCCCGAGCACGATACCGAAGCTGCCCGGCGTCAGATTGGCCAGCGAGCCCTGCGTGATCTGCTTGCCGAGATCGGACAC
This window of the Pandoraea fibrosis genome carries:
- a CDS encoding lipoprotein-releasing ABC transporter permease subunit, which translates into the protein MKFPYEWQIGWRYTRTGKRSSGNGFISFISFISMAGIALGVAALIVVLSVMNGFQKEVRDRMLSVLAHIEVFAVDGNLPDWQRTAAEALQNKNVIAAAPYVGEQAMLTREDNVRGVVLRGIVPSEEAKVSDLGKQITQGSLANLTPGSFGIVLGRELARALGVTIGDKITLVAPQGTITPAGVLPRVKQFTVVAIFTAGHYEYDSSLALIDLHDAETLFRLDGPTGVRLKIQDMEQAPLVARELAKTLTGNMWVRDWTQQNKNWFIAVQTEKRMMFIILTLIIAVAAFNLVSSLVMTVTDKYADIAILRTLGAQPGSIMKIFIVQGVTIGFAGALLGVALGCLVSVNIGTIVPFIERLLGIHFLPQDIYFISELPSDLQSSDVIRIGVISFILSALATIYPSWRASRVKPAEALRYE